A genomic region of Myxococcaceae bacterium JPH2 contains the following coding sequences:
- a CDS encoding GAF domain-containing protein, whose translation MDIRTQSALLASIIGLALGVSMLLRPGRPRVLTLYSLFALTAAGYYLSFFFHSIFPAASYPWVSRIALGATVLVASLVPGAAVAFFLEFLGVSKGTHLVGRRLALLSAVLGLAVAVTPLADKPWARVSMGVWVLGALLTSVSLLVHRVRTTESRIEQLRLTYLAIGAGAAVLFSALDFLGRYDIPFPTLGPVFSTLYLFFLAQTLLRLRLMDLHELLGKIASQTVLAIILAAVFTVLTAWVDENTSLFVFNTVVAAFVILILLDPLRTKVEEMVVRIFFRERFALLGALGSLRARMVTVIEMSELTRLALDALHETGRVTHASVYLMAEDRPGYRLLDARGPYPAAFLDTAAARGLLFAAASGQKAVLRENVERRAAVMRLQAVEGKRYRDELKRLNDTRAALVQMKSGITVPLVGNDRVIGFLNLWDERVPEAYASDEIALILEVAERMATVLENSKLYEKIRERDRLAALGEMAAGLAHEIRNPLGAIKGAAQCLEPNKIPGEDGEFLDVIVEEVNRLNGVVTAFLDYARPLKQSFGPTDLNEVVTRTMRLIQNDVPPTITLAVELDLHLPRVDGDAEQLKQVLINLVQNAVQALGDGEGRITVRTEKPERFGDFRSASTGDFVEVRISDTGPGIPADQHQHIFVPFYTTKQKGTGLGLAICQRIVKNHGGTISVQSKVAEGTTFIIRMPALPAEAPAPEALGPDGTPAPSSRPSRSLPVPDELRDTPAPQSPGKSDGKPKREKRRRTG comes from the coding sequence ATGGACATCCGGACACAGAGCGCGCTGCTTGCTTCCATCATCGGCCTGGCGCTGGGCGTGTCCATGTTGTTGCGCCCAGGCCGGCCGCGGGTGTTGACCCTCTACTCCCTCTTCGCCCTCACCGCGGCCGGGTACTACCTCAGCTTCTTCTTCCACAGCATCTTCCCCGCGGCGAGCTACCCCTGGGTGTCCCGCATCGCACTGGGCGCCACGGTGCTGGTCGCATCGCTCGTCCCGGGCGCCGCTGTCGCCTTCTTCCTTGAGTTCCTCGGCGTCAGCAAGGGGACACATCTCGTCGGTCGCCGGCTCGCCCTCCTGTCCGCCGTCCTCGGGCTGGCGGTCGCCGTCACTCCGTTGGCGGACAAACCATGGGCCCGCGTGTCCATGGGGGTCTGGGTCCTCGGCGCGCTGCTGACCTCGGTGTCGCTGCTGGTGCATCGGGTGCGCACCACCGAGTCGCGCATCGAGCAGCTCCGGCTCACCTACCTGGCCATCGGCGCCGGGGCGGCGGTGCTGTTCTCGGCCCTGGACTTCCTGGGCCGCTACGACATCCCCTTCCCCACGCTGGGGCCGGTCTTCTCCACGCTCTATCTGTTCTTCCTCGCACAGACGCTGCTGCGGCTGCGGCTGATGGACCTGCACGAGCTGCTGGGGAAGATCGCCTCGCAGACGGTGCTGGCCATCATCCTCGCGGCCGTGTTCACGGTGCTGACCGCGTGGGTGGACGAGAACACCTCGCTGTTCGTCTTCAACACGGTGGTGGCGGCCTTCGTCATCCTCATCCTGTTGGATCCGCTGCGCACCAAGGTGGAGGAGATGGTGGTGCGCATCTTCTTCCGCGAGCGCTTCGCGCTGCTCGGCGCGCTGGGGTCGCTGCGGGCCCGCATGGTCACCGTCATCGAGATGTCCGAGCTGACGCGGCTGGCCCTCGACGCGCTCCATGAGACAGGCCGCGTGACGCATGCCTCCGTGTACCTGATGGCCGAGGACCGTCCCGGATATCGCCTGCTCGACGCCCGAGGCCCCTACCCGGCCGCGTTCCTCGACACGGCGGCGGCGCGAGGCCTGCTGTTCGCGGCGGCGAGCGGACAGAAGGCGGTGCTGCGCGAGAACGTGGAGCGGCGCGCGGCGGTGATGCGCCTGCAAGCGGTGGAGGGCAAGCGCTACCGCGATGAGCTCAAGCGCCTCAACGACACGCGCGCGGCGCTCGTGCAGATGAAGTCCGGCATCACCGTGCCGCTCGTGGGCAATGACCGCGTCATCGGGTTCCTCAACCTCTGGGACGAACGCGTGCCCGAGGCCTACGCCTCGGATGAAATCGCCCTCATCCTGGAGGTGGCCGAGCGCATGGCCACCGTGCTGGAGAACTCGAAGCTCTACGAGAAGATTCGCGAGCGGGACCGCCTGGCCGCCCTGGGTGAGATGGCCGCGGGCCTCGCGCACGAGATTCGCAATCCGCTCGGCGCCATCAAGGGCGCGGCGCAGTGTCTGGAACCCAACAAGATTCCGGGCGAGGACGGCGAGTTCCTCGACGTCATCGTGGAGGAGGTCAACCGGCTCAACGGCGTGGTGACGGCGTTCCTCGACTACGCGCGTCCGCTGAAGCAGAGCTTCGGGCCCACCGACCTCAACGAGGTGGTGACGCGCACCATGCGCCTCATCCAGAACGACGTGCCCCCCACCATCACCCTCGCGGTGGAGTTGGATCTCCACCTGCCTCGCGTGGACGGCGACGCCGAACAGCTCAAGCAGGTGCTGATCAACCTGGTGCAGAACGCGGTGCAGGCGCTGGGAGACGGCGAGGGCCGCATCACCGTGCGCACGGAGAAGCCCGAGCGCTTCGGAGACTTCCGCAGCGCGAGCACCGGCGACTTCGTGGAGGTGCGCATCTCCGACACGGGCCCGGGCATCCCGGCGGATCAGCACCAGCACATCTTCGTTCCCTTCTACACGACGAAGCAGAAGGGCACCGGGCTGGGCCTGGCCATCTGCCAGCGCATCGTGAAGAACCACGGCGGTACCATCTCCGTGCAGAGCAAGGTGGCCGAGGGGACCACCTTCATCATCCGCATGCCCGCCCTGCCCGCCGAGGCCCCCGCTCCCGAGGCGCTCGGCCCGGACGGCACGCCGGCGCCTTCGAGTCGGCCGTCGCGCTCGCTGCCCGTACCGGATGAGCTGCGCGATACCCCGGCGCCCCAGTCTCCCGGCAAGTCCGACGGGAAGCCCAAGCGCGAGAAGCGACGGCGCACGGGCTGA
- a CDS encoding zf-TFIIB domain-containing protein, with translation MSACPFCQTSMRATTVEGLPHEACDACDAMWLEGESLARVMGDATPGSLVQQAKGRPGRCRGCEAELSYVPGCPACGRRAPTCPRCETSPLAVVTVRGVAIDICPRCPGVAMMPDALPRLHAVSAARELETLDLHPKVKAGPKSGCTGCGRKLKAEHGFVWEEQLYCGSCAPEGSTPYSDEMTRPLPSAEPLRYGKYGDVVGGALSNGRAENAIMWLFRKILG, from the coding sequence ATGAGCGCTTGTCCCTTCTGCCAGACGTCCATGCGGGCCACGACCGTCGAGGGACTCCCGCACGAGGCCTGTGACGCCTGCGACGCGATGTGGCTCGAAGGCGAAAGCCTCGCCCGCGTGATGGGAGACGCGACCCCGGGGTCGCTCGTCCAACAGGCCAAGGGCAGACCTGGGCGTTGCAGGGGCTGTGAGGCGGAGCTGAGCTACGTGCCAGGATGTCCCGCCTGCGGCCGGCGCGCGCCCACGTGCCCTCGGTGCGAGACCAGCCCCCTGGCAGTGGTGACGGTGCGAGGCGTGGCGATTGACATCTGCCCGCGCTGCCCTGGCGTCGCGATGATGCCGGATGCCCTGCCTCGGCTGCATGCAGTCTCCGCGGCGCGCGAGCTGGAGACGTTGGACCTGCACCCCAAGGTGAAGGCCGGGCCCAAGTCCGGCTGCACGGGCTGCGGCCGGAAGCTGAAGGCCGAGCACGGCTTCGTCTGGGAGGAGCAGCTCTACTGCGGAAGTTGCGCACCAGAGGGCTCGACGCCCTACTCCGACGAGATGACCAGGCCCCTGCCAAGCGCGGAGCCGCTTCGCTATGGGAAATATGGCGACGTCGTCGGAGGCGCGCTGTCGAACGGGCGAGCCGAGAACGCGATCATGTGGCTGTTCCGCAAGATCCTCGGCTGA
- a CDS encoding general secretion pathway protein GspC has translation MTGAFIASAAWVMALTMNVFVEDAVMPTTAGQTQARVRHHPAPAEDVPSLENARFAALTGLTLHDAPTPPETASADNVPPSPLPLRLLGTLVAQEPVWSLASVQVQDSTRPKSLMVGDSVLEAKVIAIERTRLLLERDGRREVVALGTPQVASTPARAMTLPEGPGPSGSKLGRGIRALSENAYEIPRQELSDALGHLNDLAVEARLMPAFQDGQAVGFKVSAIRPDSFYTRLGLQNGDVLRRINGFDLNSPETLLELYAKLRDTPHLELDVVRGGSSVRKVYDVR, from the coding sequence GTGACGGGTGCATTCATTGCGTCCGCTGCATGGGTGATGGCACTGACGATGAACGTGTTCGTCGAGGACGCGGTCATGCCCACCACCGCGGGACAAACACAGGCTCGGGTACGGCATCATCCCGCGCCCGCGGAGGACGTGCCCTCGCTCGAGAACGCACGCTTCGCGGCGCTCACCGGACTGACCCTCCATGACGCCCCAACACCTCCCGAGACTGCATCAGCGGACAACGTGCCCCCGAGCCCTCTGCCCCTCCGCCTGCTGGGGACCTTGGTGGCGCAAGAGCCGGTGTGGTCACTCGCCTCCGTTCAGGTCCAAGACAGCACACGCCCCAAGAGCCTGATGGTGGGCGACTCCGTGCTCGAGGCGAAGGTCATCGCCATCGAGCGCACGCGCCTCCTCCTCGAACGGGATGGACGTCGAGAGGTCGTGGCCCTCGGCACGCCACAAGTGGCGTCCACTCCCGCCCGCGCGATGACGCTCCCGGAGGGACCCGGGCCCTCGGGCTCGAAGCTGGGCCGAGGCATCCGAGCGCTCTCGGAGAACGCCTACGAGATTCCGCGACAGGAGCTCTCGGACGCGCTGGGACATCTCAACGACCTCGCCGTGGAGGCGCGCCTCATGCCCGCGTTCCAAGACGGTCAAGCCGTGGGGTTCAAGGTGTCCGCCATTCGGCCCGACTCGTTCTACACGCGACTGGGACTCCAGAACGGAGACGTGCTCCGACGCATCAACGGGTTCGACCTCAACAGCCCCGAGACGCTGCTGGAGCTGTACGCGAAGCTCCGTGACACGCCCCACCTCGAACTCGACGTCGTTCGAGGGGGCTCGTCCGTGCGCAAGGTCTACGACGTGCGCTGA
- a CDS encoding ABC-F family ATP-binding cassette domain-containing protein, with the protein MSLVIAQDISLAYGKKVLFDEDSFTLGPRDRVGLVGANGTGKSSLMKILAGASQPDSGTIQYSRRARAGYLPQEIAGLPDGTVVEAVMSTVPGRDGMEARLRETEQALAAATDEEDQLELAQSLADLHAELDDFENRYGRHHAERILKGLGFRDMDLVKPTAALSGGWRMRAALAGLLLQDPDLLLLDEPTNHLDVPTLAWFDDFLRRSNKAMVLISHDRDFLNRQINRVVSLEMEGVREYAGNYDDYKRLRAEEMVLLQAKAERVEARRAELQGFIDRFGAKATKARQAQSRAKMLAKMEKVQVLEERATMKFRFPEVERSGRDVVVMEGITKRYGALTVYDGLQARLERGQRIAVVGANGAGKTTLLKMVAGELTPDSGTVTLGHNVVVGYYAQHHADKLNRNNTILEEMLPLAPDKPQSYVRGVLGAFLFSGDDVGKPIGVLSGGERARVALAKLLLVPSNFLLMDEPTNHLDLDSSEMLIEALKGYGGTLLFVSHNRSFINGLCTHVWEVADGKLTPHPGNLDDYLYHQQQQRLAAEAEAQGLTGKGERGSTAPMTEKDRKRQEAEARQRRSVVEGPIKKEIAKLEARIAEVEAAQKTREAQLADPDLYNDFARAKPLMDQHRDSKAELEDLYARWEAAQEKLAQASS; encoded by the coding sequence ATGAGCCTCGTCATCGCCCAGGACATCAGCCTCGCGTACGGAAAGAAGGTCCTCTTCGACGAGGACAGCTTCACCCTGGGCCCTCGGGACCGGGTGGGATTGGTGGGGGCCAACGGGACGGGCAAGAGCTCCCTGATGAAGATCCTGGCCGGGGCGAGCCAGCCCGACTCCGGCACCATCCAGTACAGCCGCCGGGCCCGGGCCGGGTACCTGCCCCAGGAAATCGCCGGGCTGCCGGACGGGACGGTCGTCGAGGCGGTGATGAGCACCGTGCCGGGCCGGGATGGCATGGAGGCCCGCCTCCGGGAGACCGAGCAGGCGCTCGCCGCCGCGACCGACGAGGAGGACCAGCTCGAGCTGGCCCAGTCCCTGGCGGACCTGCACGCGGAGCTGGACGACTTCGAGAACCGCTACGGCCGGCACCACGCCGAGCGCATCCTCAAGGGGTTGGGCTTCCGCGACATGGACCTGGTGAAGCCCACCGCGGCCCTCTCCGGTGGCTGGCGCATGCGCGCGGCGCTGGCGGGCCTGCTGCTCCAGGACCCGGATCTGCTCCTCCTGGACGAGCCCACCAACCACCTGGACGTGCCCACGCTCGCGTGGTTCGACGACTTCCTGCGCCGCTCGAACAAGGCGATGGTGCTCATCTCCCACGACCGCGACTTCCTCAACCGGCAGATCAACCGGGTGGTGTCGCTGGAGATGGAGGGCGTGCGCGAGTACGCCGGCAACTACGACGACTACAAGCGCCTGCGCGCCGAGGAGATGGTGCTGCTCCAGGCGAAGGCGGAGCGCGTGGAGGCGCGGCGCGCGGAGCTGCAGGGCTTCATCGACCGGTTCGGCGCGAAGGCCACCAAGGCCCGGCAGGCGCAGAGCCGCGCGAAGATGCTCGCCAAGATGGAGAAGGTGCAGGTGCTGGAGGAGCGGGCGACGATGAAGTTCCGCTTCCCCGAGGTGGAGCGCAGCGGGCGCGATGTCGTCGTGATGGAGGGCATCACGAAGCGCTACGGCGCGCTCACGGTCTACGACGGGCTCCAGGCGCGTCTGGAGCGAGGCCAGCGCATCGCCGTGGTGGGCGCCAACGGCGCGGGCAAGACGACGCTCCTGAAGATGGTGGCCGGCGAGCTGACGCCTGACTCCGGCACCGTGACGCTCGGGCACAACGTGGTGGTGGGCTATTACGCGCAGCACCACGCGGACAAGCTCAACCGGAACAACACCATCCTGGAGGAGATGCTGCCGCTGGCTCCCGACAAGCCGCAGAGCTACGTGCGCGGCGTGCTGGGCGCGTTCCTCTTCAGTGGTGATGACGTGGGCAAGCCCATCGGCGTGCTCAGCGGTGGTGAGCGGGCGCGCGTGGCGCTCGCCAAGCTCCTGTTGGTCCCGTCGAACTTCCTGCTGATGGACGAGCCCACCAACCACCTGGACCTGGACTCGTCCGAGATGCTCATCGAGGCCCTCAAGGGCTACGGCGGCACGCTCCTCTTCGTCAGCCACAACCGCAGCTTCATCAACGGCCTGTGCACGCACGTCTGGGAAGTCGCGGACGGCAAGCTGACGCCGCATCCGGGCAACCTCGACGACTACCTCTACCACCAGCAGCAGCAACGGCTGGCCGCGGAGGCCGAGGCCCAGGGGCTGACGGGCAAGGGTGAGCGGGGCTCCACCGCGCCCATGACGGAGAAGGACCGCAAGCGCCAGGAGGCGGAGGCGCGTCAGCGGCGCAGCGTGGTGGAAGGCCCCATCAAGAAGGAGATCGCCAAGCTGGAGGCCCGCATCGCCGAGGTGGAGGCCGCGCAGAAGACGCGCGAGGCCCAGCTCGCGGATCCGGACCTCTACAACGACTTCGCGCGGGCGAAGCCATTGATGGATCAGCACCGGGACAGCAAGGCGGAGCTGGAGGACCTCTACGCGCGCTGGGAGGCGGCGCAGGAGAAGCTCGCGCAGGCGTCGAGCTGA
- a CDS encoding serine/threonine protein kinase, translated as MAAPCPHCGSTDGPDHLCAAQSLQLLGQVLDGRYKIESVLGQGGMGMVFRATQTSVQRPVAVKTLNPSLAAAPQFFERFRREAEIASRLRHPNVITIFDFGRAPDGTCYYVMELLQGESLKELVKREGPMSLRRAVNVIEQATLGLAHAHEEGCVHRDLKPHNIMLMGLDGRDFVKVLDFGLVKALEQEEEEQLTSTGQVLGTPQYMPPEQAGGESVDQRSDLYSMSGVLYFCLTGSSPFGANTVRKALTASLTQPVPPVNSKRQGAPVPAALDAFFAKALAPEKEDRYQNAQEFIDAMLDTVADLSPEELDARPSGGATGSERGTGSRPGVGSGSRAGSGSRVGARASGSGSGVRSGSRVGQGRASGSAPSNVIVQQSRPAGSGSQPSSVGRPRPAAPKAAPPPPPEPEGMSAGKKVALVAVPVVLLGLGAAILFGRSSAEEQTPPPTVVEAPTRPTTQVAQPVVVSPPTNTAQAEPQQVSVEFTSTPSGVAILDGAEQIGTTPTKLFLSREGQHVLKFQLAGYHSQERTLNFSRVAELTQKVDVTLESATRTAPPPRPRGKAGGSQPDISTFE; from the coding sequence ATGGCCGCTCCTTGCCCTCACTGTGGAAGTACCGACGGACCCGATCACCTCTGCGCCGCGCAGAGCCTCCAGCTCCTCGGCCAGGTGCTCGACGGGCGCTACAAGATTGAGAGCGTGTTGGGCCAGGGCGGCATGGGAATGGTCTTCCGGGCCACCCAGACGTCCGTGCAGCGACCCGTCGCGGTGAAGACGCTCAACCCCTCGCTGGCCGCCGCGCCTCAGTTCTTCGAGCGCTTCCGTCGCGAGGCGGAGATCGCCAGCCGCCTGCGCCACCCGAACGTCATCACCATCTTCGACTTCGGCCGCGCGCCCGACGGCACCTGCTACTACGTGATGGAGCTGCTCCAGGGCGAGAGCCTCAAGGAGCTGGTCAAGCGCGAAGGCCCCATGTCGCTGCGGCGCGCGGTGAACGTCATCGAGCAAGCCACGCTCGGACTGGCGCACGCGCACGAGGAAGGCTGCGTCCACCGCGACCTCAAGCCGCACAACATCATGCTGATGGGCCTGGACGGCCGCGACTTCGTCAAGGTGCTGGACTTCGGTCTCGTGAAGGCGCTGGAGCAGGAGGAGGAGGAGCAGCTCACCTCCACCGGACAAGTCCTCGGCACCCCGCAGTACATGCCGCCCGAGCAGGCCGGCGGCGAGTCGGTGGATCAGCGCTCCGACCTCTACTCGATGTCGGGCGTGCTGTACTTCTGCCTCACCGGCAGCTCTCCGTTCGGCGCGAACACCGTGCGCAAGGCGCTCACCGCGTCGCTCACGCAGCCCGTCCCGCCCGTCAACAGCAAGCGCCAGGGAGCGCCCGTGCCCGCGGCGCTCGATGCGTTCTTCGCGAAGGCCCTCGCTCCGGAGAAGGAGGACCGCTACCAGAACGCCCAGGAGTTCATCGACGCGATGCTGGACACGGTCGCGGACCTCTCACCGGAGGAGCTGGACGCACGGCCCAGCGGCGGCGCGACCGGCTCGGAGCGCGGCACCGGCAGCCGACCCGGAGTGGGCTCGGGAAGCCGCGCGGGCTCGGGCAGCCGCGTGGGCGCGCGCGCCTCGGGCAGTGGCAGCGGTGTGCGGTCGGGCTCGCGCGTGGGTCAGGGCCGAGCCTCGGGCTCCGCGCCGTCCAACGTCATCGTGCAGCAGAGTCGGCCCGCGGGCAGCGGCAGCCAGCCCTCCTCGGTGGGCCGGCCCCGTCCCGCGGCGCCCAAGGCCGCGCCCCCGCCCCCTCCTGAGCCCGAGGGGATGTCCGCGGGCAAGAAGGTGGCGCTCGTGGCGGTGCCGGTCGTGCTGCTCGGACTGGGCGCGGCGATCCTCTTCGGGCGCTCCTCCGCCGAGGAGCAGACTCCGCCGCCCACCGTCGTCGAGGCGCCGACGCGCCCCACGACCCAGGTGGCCCAGCCCGTCGTCGTCTCGCCTCCGACGAACACCGCGCAGGCGGAGCCCCAGCAGGTGTCCGTGGAGTTCACCTCCACGCCCTCCGGAGTCGCCATCCTCGACGGCGCCGAGCAGATCGGCACCACGCCGACGAAGCTGTTCTTGTCCCGCGAGGGCCAGCACGTGCTGAAGTTCCAGCTCGCCGGCTACCACTCGCAGGAGCGCACGCTGAACTTCAGTCGCGTGGCGGAGTTGACGCAGAAGGTGGATGTCACCCTGGAGTCCGCCACCCGGACCGCGCCGCCGCCCCGCCCGAGAGGAAAGGCGGGAGGCTCGCAGCCGGACATCAGCACCTTCGAGTAG
- a CDS encoding NAD-dependent deacylase, whose amino-acid sequence MKSLILDSSTRLLVLTGAGVSAESGVPTFRGMGGLWENRPVEEVASPQGFAKDPARVWRFYSQRREGAAGVHPNPGHTALAEWERHLGDRFLLATQNVDGLHQRAGSQRVVEMHGNLFKTRCSNCERPPVDDTTVYPEGTVPRCDACGGSLRPHIVWFGENLDEADLGRIGDFLTRGDGKLVFLAAGTSGAVWPAAGLVDQVRKLGGETWLVNFDPPENAERFRHFVQGRSGELLPRLATLA is encoded by the coding sequence ATGAAATCGCTCATCCTTGATTCGAGCACTCGCTTGTTGGTGCTCACCGGCGCGGGAGTCTCCGCCGAGAGTGGTGTCCCCACGTTCCGCGGCATGGGCGGACTCTGGGAGAACCGGCCCGTGGAGGAGGTCGCCTCGCCGCAGGGCTTCGCGAAGGACCCTGCTCGCGTGTGGCGCTTCTACTCGCAGCGTCGCGAAGGGGCCGCGGGCGTGCACCCCAACCCCGGGCACACGGCGCTCGCCGAGTGGGAGCGACACCTGGGCGATCGCTTCCTCTTGGCCACCCAGAACGTGGATGGCCTGCACCAACGCGCGGGCAGCCAGCGCGTGGTGGAGATGCACGGCAACCTCTTCAAGACGCGCTGCTCGAACTGCGAGCGGCCTCCCGTGGACGACACGACCGTGTATCCCGAGGGGACGGTGCCTCGCTGTGACGCGTGTGGCGGCTCCCTGCGCCCTCACATCGTCTGGTTCGGGGAGAACCTCGACGAGGCCGACCTCGGGCGCATCGGCGACTTCCTCACCCGAGGCGACGGCAAGCTCGTCTTCCTGGCAGCGGGAACGTCCGGCGCGGTGTGGCCAGCGGCCGGGTTGGTGGATCAGGTGCGGAAGCTCGGTGGCGAGACGTGGCTCGTCAACTTCGATCCGCCCGAGAATGCCGAGCGCTTCCGCCACTTCGTCCAGGGCCGCAGCGGCGAGCTGCTGCCCCGGCTGGCGACGCTCGCGTAG
- a CDS encoding GAF domain-containing protein, whose amino-acid sequence MAEVTLELRGRPKAEAYAELKSHTLAILEGVDDDICGMATMSCLLHHAFGHLWTGFYRVVTPGKLLRVGPYQGTLGCLEIAFGKGVCGASAARGETVVVPDVHAFPGHITCDGRSASEIVVPVFGKSRELIAVLDIDSEHKNTFDDVDRHALEDLVSWFQRATK is encoded by the coding sequence ATGGCGGAAGTCACCCTGGAGTTGCGAGGCCGGCCCAAGGCCGAGGCCTACGCGGAACTCAAGTCGCACACCCTGGCGATCCTCGAGGGCGTGGACGACGACATCTGCGGCATGGCGACGATGAGCTGCCTGCTGCACCACGCCTTCGGCCACCTGTGGACGGGCTTCTACCGGGTGGTGACACCGGGAAAGCTGCTGCGCGTGGGCCCCTACCAGGGGACGCTCGGCTGCCTGGAGATCGCCTTCGGCAAGGGCGTGTGTGGCGCGTCCGCCGCTCGGGGCGAGACGGTGGTGGTGCCAGACGTGCACGCCTTCCCTGGACACATCACGTGTGACGGGCGCTCGGCGTCGGAGATCGTGGTGCCCGTGTTCGGCAAGAGCCGCGAGCTCATCGCGGTGCTCGACATCGACTCCGAGCACAAGAACACGTTCGACGACGTGGACCGCCACGCGCTGGAGGACCTGGTGAGCTGGTTCCAGCGCGCGACGAAGTAG
- a CDS encoding pseudouridine-5'-phosphate glycosidase: protein MDFHFSDEVRRALAKGQPLVALETSVVAQGLPYPENLAAARACEEAVRRAGAVPAPIAVVDGEIWIGLEDAAMRRLAEGKEKLLKLGSRDLAVAVAQRASGGTTVSATCELAAAAGIRVFSTGGIGGVHRGASEHWDISQDIAALSRYPVAVVCAGAKSVLDLPKTMELLETAGVPVIGVGTDELPSFYSRSSGIPLEHRADDADTAARIARARFEALGQGGVLYTVPPPEEAALPRNEVELHIASALADAEKQGVRGKAVTPFLLGEMAKRTGGKSLKTNLALLVNNARFAGALAVAYARAAKP, encoded by the coding sequence ATGGACTTCCACTTTTCGGATGAGGTGCGGCGCGCGTTGGCGAAGGGACAGCCGCTCGTGGCGTTGGAGACGAGCGTGGTGGCGCAGGGGCTGCCCTATCCGGAGAACCTCGCGGCCGCCCGCGCGTGCGAGGAGGCCGTGCGGCGAGCGGGTGCCGTGCCCGCGCCCATCGCGGTGGTGGATGGCGAGATCTGGATTGGGCTGGAGGACGCGGCCATGCGGCGGTTGGCCGAGGGCAAGGAGAAGCTCCTGAAGCTCGGCTCGCGCGACCTCGCGGTGGCCGTGGCCCAGCGCGCGAGCGGGGGGACGACGGTCAGCGCGACGTGCGAGCTGGCCGCCGCGGCGGGCATCCGCGTGTTCTCCACTGGCGGCATTGGCGGCGTGCACCGCGGCGCTTCCGAGCACTGGGACATCTCGCAAGACATCGCCGCGCTGTCCCGCTATCCGGTGGCCGTGGTGTGCGCGGGCGCGAAGTCCGTGCTCGATCTGCCCAAGACGATGGAGCTGTTGGAGACGGCTGGCGTGCCCGTCATCGGCGTGGGCACGGACGAGCTGCCGTCCTTCTACAGTCGCTCCTCCGGCATCCCGCTGGAGCACCGCGCGGACGACGCGGACACCGCCGCGCGCATCGCCCGTGCTCGCTTCGAGGCGCTGGGGCAGGGCGGGGTGCTCTACACCGTTCCGCCGCCCGAGGAGGCCGCGCTGCCGCGCAACGAGGTGGAGCTGCACATCGCCTCGGCGCTCGCGGATGCGGAGAAGCAGGGCGTGCGCGGCAAGGCCGTGACGCCGTTCCTCCTGGGCGAGATGGCCAAGCGCACTGGGGGCAAGAGCCTCAAGACGAACCTGGCGCTGCTCGTGAACAACGCCCGCTTCGCTGGCGCGCTGGCCGTGGCCTACGCGCGCGCGGCGAAGCCCTGA
- a CDS encoding EamA family transporter yields MLGVVLVWGTNYTLVKEALGSMPPLAFISIRFALAAVAMGALLLAVEGWKPLPWKTLARLGVLGLVGNTVYQVLFISGLAHTTAANTGMLSAVTPVMIAVLGATLGVERITRSLVVSLVLAVAGMVLVVSVRGPEMSAQTRWGDTLILGSSVCWALYTVGIRTVGPEVSALRITALTMLTGAPGVVLAGAREVQALDFSQVSTGAWVALVYSALIPLVAAYFLWGRSVQKVGTNRTALYNTGVPVVAALTAWAVRGEQPTAPQALGTAFILTGVLLSRRK; encoded by the coding sequence ATGCTGGGCGTCGTCCTCGTCTGGGGGACGAACTACACCCTGGTGAAGGAGGCACTGGGGAGCATGCCACCCCTGGCCTTCATCTCGATTCGCTTCGCGCTGGCCGCGGTGGCCATGGGCGCGCTGCTCCTGGCCGTCGAGGGGTGGAAGCCCCTCCCCTGGAAGACCCTGGCTCGGCTGGGCGTGCTGGGGCTGGTGGGCAACACCGTGTACCAGGTGCTGTTCATCAGCGGACTGGCCCACACGACGGCGGCGAACACCGGGATGCTGAGCGCGGTGACGCCGGTGATGATCGCCGTGCTCGGCGCGACGCTCGGGGTGGAGCGCATCACCCGCTCGCTCGTGGTGAGCCTGGTGCTGGCGGTGGCGGGCATGGTGCTCGTGGTGAGCGTGCGAGGCCCGGAGATGAGCGCCCAGACGCGCTGGGGCGACACCCTCATCCTCGGCTCGTCCGTCTGCTGGGCGCTCTACACCGTGGGCATCCGGACGGTCGGGCCCGAGGTGTCCGCGCTGCGCATCACCGCCTTGACCATGCTCACAGGCGCGCCGGGCGTGGTGCTGGCAGGTGCGCGCGAGGTGCAGGCCCTCGACTTCTCGCAGGTGAGCACCGGCGCGTGGGTGGCGCTGGTGTACTCGGCGCTGATTCCCCTGGTGGCGGCGTACTTTCTCTGGGGTCGCAGCGTGCAGAAGGTGGGCACCAACCGCACGGCCCTCTACAACACGGGCGTCCCCGTGGTGGCCGCGCTCACCGCTTGGGCAGTTCGCGGCGAGCAGCCCACCGCGCCTCAGGCATTGGGAACGGCGTTCATCCTCACGGGCGTGCTGCTCAGCCGACGGAAGTGA